Sequence from the Gloeocapsopsis dulcis genome:
GGTTCAGCCTGTGATTGCATCCATGTATGAAATGCCGTAAGTAAAGGTAAACTCCGTACGTCGCCAATAAACACCACACCCTTTGGTGCTGATGCCTCAATTGCTTTTTCTAGTACTTGGATAAGATAATCTAAACTGGGAAAATATTGCACTACCGAATTGAGAATCACGACATCAAAAGTTGTAGAAGGAATTCCGGTAAAATCTGTTGCCGTTTGATGAAGTAGTTTAACTTGAGCTAGGCGATCGTCTAACTGACGTTGAATTCCTTCTAGGGAAGTTGAAAAGTCTGTTGCCCAATAACTTTGACAATGCGGGGCAATTTGAAACAACAGCAATCCCGTTCCACAGCCAATCTCTAGTACTCTTTGAGGATGAAGTGCGAGAATTTGCTCAACGCGATCGCTTACCCATTCTTGCATTTGTTCAACTGGAATTGGCTGTTTGGTGTAACTGCTATTCCAACCAGTGATATTGAAGTCAAAGTCGTCGGTATTGATTGCCTGATACGTTTGATTGTACAGCGTTTGCCAGTGTTGCACCTGCTGCATTTGTAGGGATTGTTCCCATACTTGCTGATGCTTGAGACTAAAATAGGCAATCAAGCGTAAATCGTTCGCTGCTTCAAATGCAATTGTGACAGCATCTTGGATGGCGGGATGTCGTTGTAGTGTTGCTTCAATTTCACCCAATTCTACCCGAAAGCCGCGGATTTTAATTTGGGTATCAATCCGCCCTAAAAACTCAATTGTGCCATCAGGACGATAGCGGGCGCGATCGCCTGTTTGATAAAGGCGGGGATTGCGGCATTCATCGTCAAAGGGATTGGCAACAAACCTTTGAGCCGTTAATTCTGGGCGATTGAGATAGCTGTGCGCGAGTCCTGCACCACCGATATATATTTCACCTGGTACACCTATAGGAACTTGATTGAGAGCAGTATCAAGAATATAAACTTGAGTGTTGGCAACCGGACGACCGATTGTGATTGGCTGTCCTGGAAGTAATTCTCCAACCGTTGCCCAGATTGTTGTTTCTGTTGGTCCGTAGGCGTTGAAAAACCGACGATTTGCTGCCCAGCGATCTACGATCTGAGGCGAACAAGCTTCGCCGCCTGTAATCAGCGTTTGCAATGCAGGAAGTTCTGTAGCTGGAAGAACGCTTAACACTGCAGGAGTAAGCAGTGCATGAGTAATAGCGTTGTCTTGGAGAAATTGGATGAGTGCTGTTCCTGGTAATGCAGACTTGGGTGGAATGTACAGCGTACCTCCTGATCCCAATGCTAATGCTATCTCAAAGACAGATGCATCAAAACTGAGGGAGCTAAATTGTAGAACACGAGGGCGTGATGCGTGGAAAATTTGACATTGTGCTGCAACAACATTACATAAACCACGATGGGTAATTAATACGCCTTTGGGTGTACCTGTAGAACCCGATGTGTAGATGACATAAGCAAGATTGTCACGCCCTACAGCCTGACGGAGTGTTGTTTGATCGGGTTCTGGTAGTTGATCGAGGCATAACTGTGCTGGTATGACTGGTAGCTTCTCAACCAACCATGATTGAGTCAGCACAATTGACATCTGCGTATCTTCGAGGATGAATTGCAGGCGATCGCGCGGATATTGAGGATCAAGTGGTACATAAGCACCACCTGCTTTGAGAATTCCTAAGATACCAATTACCATCTCTGGCGATCGCTCGACACACAATCCTACTAGATCATTCGGCTGAATGATGTGCTGCAATGTTTGTGCTAGTTGATCGGCGCGGTGATTTAACTGTTGATAGGTGAGTGATTCGTCTTCCCCAACAACTGCGATCGCTTCAGGAAATTGCTGTGCTTGCGCCTCAAATATCTGATGAAAGCACTCCTGAATAGATTCTTTTGATGCCGTAGATGAGTTGTTCCATGCACACAACTGCTGCTGTTCTTCTGAGGTAAGGAGAGAAAGTTCTGATAAGCGAGCATCTGGATTGGCAACGATGCCTTCTAGCAAAGTTTGAAAATGTCCTATCAAGCGACCAATTGTAGCTCGATCGAACAAATCTTCACTGTAGGCTACAAAGCCACTTAAACCCTCTTGCGATTGCCACAGGCTGCGCAGTCCATGATTTGGTTCCCACAAATGAACTTCCAGATCAAACCGCGTGGTTCCTGGCTCTATGGCAACAGGTTCTAGTGTTACTCCTGGCAATTCTAAAGGCTGCATAGGGGCATTTTGGAGCGCAAATGCCACTTGAAAGAGTGGATTGCGGCTGAGATCTCGCTGTGGATCTAATTCTTCAACAAGTTTTTCAAACGGCAAGTCTTGATGCATATACGCTGCCAGAGCAACATCTCGAACTCGCTGTAGTAATTCGCGAAACGTAGGATTACCAGATAAGTTTGTGCGCAGCACTAAACTATTGACAAAAAAGCCAATTAAGTCTTCTAGTTCACTGCGATGCCGATTCGCAATCGGAGAACCCACAGCAATATCCTCTTGCCCAGTATAGCGGTAGAGTAACGTTTGAAAGGCGGCTAGCAGCAGCATAAACAGCGACACGCCTGCTTGCTGGCTCAAGGTTACTAACGCTTGAGTAAGGGTAGGAGAGTACTGTAAACGATAGGTTGCACCTCGGTAAGTCTGTATTGGAGGACGAGAGCGATCGCCCTGTAACTCTAGCACTGGTAAATTCTGCAGTTGCGATCGCCAGTAACTCAGTTGTTCTAATCCTTCTAATTCATTGCGTTGCCAGCAAGCAAAGTCTGCGTATTGAATTGGTAATGCAGGTAATGTTGGCATTTCCTCCTGCACAAAGGCACTATAAAAACAAGCTAGTTCGCGCACCAGTATCCCCAATGACCAACCATCTGCCACGATATGATGCATCGTTAACAGTAAAATCGACTCGTTGGCGTGAAATTGCAGCAGCGTTACTCGTAAAAGCAGATCGCTACTCAGATTAAATGGACGTTGTGCTTCAGCAGTTGCTAACTGTTGGATCAAGCGATCGCGTTCCTCCAGCGGTACAAATTGTAAATCCACTAGAGATAATGTCAGCTTGATTTCAGAAGCAATTACTTGAACAGGTTGTCCATCAACAGTTTTAAATGTGGTACGCAGTGCTGCATGACGACGGACAATTTCATTAAATGAGTGCTCTAATGCTGCTTGATTGAGTGTTCCTTGCAACCGAATTGCCGCAGGCACATTATAAAAAGGATTGTTGGGTGCTAGCTGATACAAAAACCACAATCGCTGTTGGGCAAATGATAAGGGAAATGTTGTCACTGCAGCAGCGGGTTGAATAGAAGTCGAGTGCAGAGGTTGCTGATGCAGGACTAAAAGTTCGGCTTTGCGTTCAACTAACTGCTGCCGCAGTTCTGGCGTCAGAGTTCCTTCAGGTGCATGACAACGCAGGCGATCGCCTTCAACTGATACTTGCACATCCAAACTTTTTAAATATGCTAGGAACTCAACAATTGTGCTCATAATTCTATTTCCTCGCGTCGCTGCTTGAGATGATCAGAAGTTACCTGCGCTTTTATCCAAACTGCATCAATTTTCTGTGCAAGTTGTGCGATCGTGGGAGATTCAAATAAACTCCGCAGTGGGATTTCGACTTGAAAGCGATCGCGGATACGCGAGATCAGTTGCGTTGCTAGCAGCGAATGTCCGCCCAATTCAAAGAAGTTGTCGTGAATTCCTACCTGTTTGCGTCCCAATAGTTGACACCACAGATCTACCAAGGATTTTTCCACTGAGGTACTAGGAGCAACTAATATTGTGTCTGGTGCAGCAGTGGGTAATGGTAGCGCTTGACGATCAATTTTGCTGTTAGTTGTTAAAGGCAGTGACTTTAATGGTACAAACATCGCAGGAAGCATATATTGAGGCAGTTGTGTTTTCAAAAAAGATCGCAATTCGCGATCGCTCACTACTGCTGTTGGTTGGGGGACAACGTAAGCAATTAATTGGCGATCTGTGGCAACTTCGCGCACATCTACCACTGCAGTTTGTACGCTGGGGTGCTGTGCTAGAACTGTCTCAATCTCGCCTAACTCTACCCTAAAACCGCGAATTTTGATTTGACAATCAATGCGACCTAAAAATTCAATATTGCCATCTGCACGGCGACAAGCGCGATCGCCAGTTTTATAAAGACGAAGATTTCTATCTTGACAAAAGGGATTAGCAATAAACTTTTCTGCCGTTAACTCTGGACGGTTAAGATATCCCTGTGCTAGCCCATCTCCACCGAGATAAATTTCTCCATTAATTCCCGCAGGAACTGGGTTAAGTTTAGCATCCAACACATAAACTTGAGTATTCGCAATTGCTTGTCCAATAGGAACTGTTGTCGCATTTTCTGGAACTTCTTGCACCTCGTACCAAGTAGAAAATGTTGTATTTTCGGTAGGTCCATATACATGAATAAGATGCTGAGGTTTACCGTGTTGCAGCACTGTGCGGATGCGATCGGGATTTGCCGCTTCACCTCCAAATAAAAGATATTTCAACGATTGAAATGCATCAGGAACTTCAGCTGCAGTTTGATTGAATAGTGCTGTTGTCAAAAACATGACATTGATGTGTTGTTGTCGAAGCGCAGTTTTTAAATCGGTAGGTAACAGTGTTGTTTCCCTTTCAATGTCTACTAACTCAGCACCATTTAGTAATGCACCCCAGATCTCAAAAGTAGCTGCATCAAAAGCAATATTAGCGACTTTGGCAATGCGATCGCCTGGCGTAATTTCTACGTAGTTGGTTTGGCAAACTAACCGATTAACTGCACGGTGAGCTACCATAACTCCTTTGGGCGTTCCCGTTGAGCCGGAAGTATAGATCGCATAAGCAAGCTGATCTACACTACAAGGAGTATTCAGATTTTCCTCTGATTCCTGGGCGATCGCTGTCCACTCTTGTTCTAAATCAATGACTTTTATTTTTGTATCAAATACTACTAAATTTCTATGTGTTAATACTATTGATACTTGCGCATCCTCCAACAAAAAGCGCAGCCGTTCAGGGGGATAACTGGGGTCGAGAGGAACATAAGCACTGCCTGCTTTGAGTACTGCTAGCATTGCTGCAACGGTTTCTGTAGTTTGCTCTAGACAAATGCCCACACGCATTTCTGGCTCGATTCCCAATCTCTGTAAATAACGTGCGAGTTGATTACTTCCCTGATTTAACTCCTGATAAGTAAACTGCTTCTGTGCGCGTATTGCAATTGCTTGCGGTTGTTGACTGACCTGTGCCTCAAATAACTGATGAATACAAGCTGTGGGATAATTAGTATGAGTACCATTTCCACTCATTAACACCTGCTGCTCTTGACTCGTTAATAGCGGTAATGCAGATAAAGGTGTATCTGATTTTGTTACAATTGCTGTTAGAAGTGTCTGAAAGTGATGTCGCAGTGATGCGATCGCAGCTTCATCAAATAAGTCAGTGTTATAAATAACGACACCTCGTAACCCTTCAGATTCTTGCCATCCTTTGCCCCATAAATTTCTAAAATTACCTGTACATTTCCACATATACATTTCTAAGTCAAACCGCGTTGTCTTAACCTCAAACCCAACTGGACTGAGAGTTAATCCTGGTAATTCTAGTTGCTCCATAGGGGTATTTTGCAACGCAAAGACTACTTGAAATAGTGGATTTTGACTGAGACTGCGCACAGGTTGCAGTTCTTCTACAAGCTTCTCAAACGGTAAATCTTGATGTGCATAAGCTGCTAATGTGACATCCCGCACCCGATTCAACAACTCGCGAAAGCTGGGATCGCCAGCTAGATTTGTGCGCAACACAAGACTATTTACCAAAAACCCGATGACTCCTTCTAATTCACTATGGTGACGATTGGCGATCGGCGAACCGACAGCAATATCAGTTTGTTCGGTGTAACGATAAAGTAAAGTCTGAAATGCTGCTAGCAAGGTCATAAATAGCGTGACACCTGCTTGTTGACTTAATTCTTCTAAGGCATCAAGTAACTGCTGTGGTAACTCTAATAATTGACTTGCACCTTGATAACTTGGGACTAAAGGACGAGGGGCAGAGGGTAAATTTAAACTTGGTACATCTTTTAACTGCTGTTTCCAGTAGTTCAATTGAGTATTTAGCACCTCTCCTTGCAACCACTCACGCTGCCAGTGTGCAAAATCAGCATATTGAATGGGTAACTCTGGCAGTGCAGCAGGTTTATTGTTAACAAACGCAGAGTAAAGTTTACCTAACTCTCGAATTAAAATACCACTTGACCATTCATCAAAAATAATGTGGTGTAGTAGAATCAGCAGCAGATGTTCGGTATGATGCAATTGCCATAGCTGTACTCGAAATAGCGGTCCCTGCCTTAAGTTAAAAGGCTGCTGAATTTCTTGCCGAATCTGTTCAAGGGCAACTTGTTCGCGGGTTTTTGTTGATAATGCTTGGAGATTGATCGAGGCAAACGACACCTGCATCAAACTGGGAGAGATAATTTGTAACAATTGCCCATCAATGACATCAAAGGTTGTCCGCAGCGCTTCATGACGGCAAGCGATCGCCTGAATACTTTGTTCTAGTGCTGAGTGATGCAATGAACCTGTGAGCCGAAATACCAGTGGAATTGTATAGAGAGAAGCCCCAGGAATTAATTGGTCGATGAACCACAATCGCTGTTGGGCAAATGAAGCTGGAAAGACAAATACTTCCTCAGCAGAATTATGTGTATCTAAATCATTCACGGCCTCATCCTCTCAACCTACTCTGTATTTAAGGTGAAAGTTCTTTTGTAAAACTATGCTTTGAGATAGATTTGAGACAGTGTTTGGATAATTTTTTGTTGCCAGTGCATCGCTAGTGAGGAAAAGTGTGATATCAATTAAACCTCAAATTGGAGGACTCAGTTGAAACGCCTGCGGCAGTTGTTATTACTGCTATCAATTTTGCTGATTGGGCTGTCGTGGTGGGGAATTATTGCAGCCAGAAGTGGATTGGTTGTGCGATCATTTGAACAAGAGAGTATTCCACTAATGTATCTCGCACCCCAACAAGCACAGGCTGTCCCTGGAGTTCTAATCGCACATGGATATGCAGGTTCTAAGCAGTTAATGCTAGGCTACGCCCATGTTTTGGCTCGTGCCGGTTACGCCACGATGTTGTGGGATTTTGACGGACATGGAGCAAACTCTAATCAATTGCAACGGTTTGAGTTACAGCAAAACCTGAATGTGGCATTAAATGTCTTACTGAAGCAACCTGAAGTTGATCGCACTCGCCTAGCACTACTAGGTCATTCTATGGGAAGTGGCATCGTTATGTCTGCGGGAATTGAGCAGGTATTATTTGCAGCAGCGATTGCAGTTTCGCCCACAGGTGCATCTGTAACATCTCAGGCTCCTCGTAACTTACAACTTCAAGCAGGTAGTTGGGAAGGTCGATTTATTGCTAATGCCCAACAATTACTAGCTGCAGGTGGAGGTTCTAACGACAACTTTGCTGCAGGTACTGCTCGCGAACTAGTTATTGTACCAAATGCAGAACACATCACGATTTTGTTTAACGACGCCAGCCATCAAGCCGCTTTGCGTTGGCTGAATGCTACCTTTAACCAGTCTAGTACTAGCAATTATGTCGATCGTCGCATGGGCTGGTACGGTTTGCATCTGCTTGGTTGGTTGGATCGTGCGTCAATTTTATGTGGGTTAGATAAAGTAGAAGAACAATTCTTCATCGCTAATCTCATGGAATGCCCCTTATGTGGACATGTGAAGGTTCATAAACACGGCAAGATGCCCAGTGGAGTTCAACGGTACTTCTGTCCTGGCTGCGGTCAAACCTTCAACGAACGCTTCGATACCCTCTACTATCATCGGCACGTTAGTCCAGAGCAAATTCGCCAAGTGCTACAAGCTCACAGTG
This genomic interval carries:
- a CDS encoding non-ribosomal peptide synthetase, with translation MSTIVEFLAYLKSLDVQVSVEGDRLRCHAPEGTLTPELRQQLVERKAELLVLHQQPLHSTSIQPAAAVTTFPLSFAQQRLWFLYQLAPNNPFYNVPAAIRLQGTLNQAALEHSFNEIVRRHAALRTTFKTVDGQPVQVIASEIKLTLSLVDLQFVPLEERDRLIQQLATAEAQRPFNLSSDLLLRVTLLQFHANESILLLTMHHIVADGWSLGILVRELACFYSAFVQEEMPTLPALPIQYADFACWQRNELEGLEQLSYWRSQLQNLPVLELQGDRSRPPIQTYRGATYRLQYSPTLTQALVTLSQQAGVSLFMLLLAAFQTLLYRYTGQEDIAVGSPIANRHRSELEDLIGFFVNSLVLRTNLSGNPTFRELLQRVRDVALAAYMHQDLPFEKLVEELDPQRDLSRNPLFQVAFALQNAPMQPLELPGVTLEPVAIEPGTTRFDLEVHLWEPNHGLRSLWQSQEGLSGFVAYSEDLFDRATIGRLIGHFQTLLEGIVANPDARLSELSLLTSEEQQQLCAWNNSSTASKESIQECFHQIFEAQAQQFPEAIAVVGEDESLTYQQLNHRADQLAQTLQHIIQPNDLVGLCVERSPEMVIGILGILKAGGAYVPLDPQYPRDRLQFILEDTQMSIVLTQSWLVEKLPVIPAQLCLDQLPEPDQTTLRQAVGRDNLAYVIYTSGSTGTPKGVLITHRGLCNVVAAQCQIFHASRPRVLQFSSLSFDASVFEIALALGSGGTLYIPPKSALPGTALIQFLQDNAITHALLTPAVLSVLPATELPALQTLITGGEACSPQIVDRWAANRRFFNAYGPTETTIWATVGELLPGQPITIGRPVANTQVYILDTALNQVPIGVPGEIYIGGAGLAHSYLNRPELTAQRFVANPFDDECRNPRLYQTGDRARYRPDGTIEFLGRIDTQIKIRGFRVELGEIEATLQRHPAIQDAVTIAFEAANDLRLIAYFSLKHQQVWEQSLQMQQVQHWQTLYNQTYQAINTDDFDFNITGWNSSYTKQPIPVEQMQEWVSDRVEQILALHPQRVLEIGCGTGLLLFQIAPHCQSYWATDFSTSLEGIQRQLDDRLAQVKLLHQTATDFTGIPSTTFDVVILNSVVQYFPSLDYLIQVLEKAIEASAPKGVVFIGDVRSLPLLTAFHTWMQSQAEPQLEQKQLRQQVERSRFEEPELAIDPKFFNVLRDYFPRIQRVQIHLTRGYSHNEMTQFRYNVLLHIDEAATVTSTTWRNWKQQPLTVSDVQNHLRETEPEIFGIANITNSRVNAAVQTANWLFHQSAPKALGRMREVLQSTELAIDPQDWWELESLLPYRVEIGWSTQTQTGDYDVVFIRHGVGEVDLPLVQQQAPPTWSHYANNPLQAQFARQLIPQLREHLGQTLPDYMIPSAFIPVESFSLTSTGKVDRRVLPEVTSSSRTTIASRSPTEFALAEIWQELHLKSVSIHDNFFELGGHSLLATQLVSRVRDVFGVEMPLRRVFESPTIAQLALVIEQLRNTSPQQPPLVRLDRASHRRLRSSLTSDKPAQNLHQTQSPQVTEVWSPLVPLTIGKHKQPFFCVHPIFGIVFPYLELAHYLGSDRSFYGLQPLGLDGKHPPFQQIEAMATYYIQAIQTVQPHGPYFLGGWSFGGLVAFEMAQQLTQLGQEVALLAILDTPAPIPANQPSLGHSLKLLLKTAIWSTLPFLLDYSAIVTNLTRRRRQNWFSRWQWLAIANLIPEESQLRLVDESAIGSMLRIFYANSQAAYRYLPQHYPNRITLFKTIDSSFHQQDSTLGWSQLAKDIQIHQVPGNHLSMLKQPHVQTLAQQLQQYL
- a CDS encoding non-ribosomal peptide synthetase: MNDLDTHNSAEEVFVFPASFAQQRLWFIDQLIPGASLYTIPLVFRLTGSLHHSALEQSIQAIACRHEALRTTFDVIDGQLLQIISPSLMQVSFASINLQALSTKTREQVALEQIRQEIQQPFNLRQGPLFRVQLWQLHHTEHLLLILLHHIIFDEWSSGILIRELGKLYSAFVNNKPAALPELPIQYADFAHWQREWLQGEVLNTQLNYWKQQLKDVPSLNLPSAPRPLVPSYQGASQLLELPQQLLDALEELSQQAGVTLFMTLLAAFQTLLYRYTEQTDIAVGSPIANRHHSELEGVIGFLVNSLVLRTNLAGDPSFRELLNRVRDVTLAAYAHQDLPFEKLVEELQPVRSLSQNPLFQVVFALQNTPMEQLELPGLTLSPVGFEVKTTRFDLEMYMWKCTGNFRNLWGKGWQESEGLRGVVIYNTDLFDEAAIASLRHHFQTLLTAIVTKSDTPLSALPLLTSQEQQVLMSGNGTHTNYPTACIHQLFEAQVSQQPQAIAIRAQKQFTYQELNQGSNQLARYLQRLGIEPEMRVGICLEQTTETVAAMLAVLKAGSAYVPLDPSYPPERLRFLLEDAQVSIVLTHRNLVVFDTKIKVIDLEQEWTAIAQESEENLNTPCSVDQLAYAIYTSGSTGTPKGVMVAHRAVNRLVCQTNYVEITPGDRIAKVANIAFDAATFEIWGALLNGAELVDIERETTLLPTDLKTALRQQHINVMFLTTALFNQTAAEVPDAFQSLKYLLFGGEAANPDRIRTVLQHGKPQHLIHVYGPTENTTFSTWYEVQEVPENATTVPIGQAIANTQVYVLDAKLNPVPAGINGEIYLGGDGLAQGYLNRPELTAEKFIANPFCQDRNLRLYKTGDRACRRADGNIEFLGRIDCQIKIRGFRVELGEIETVLAQHPSVQTAVVDVREVATDRQLIAYVVPQPTAVVSDRELRSFLKTQLPQYMLPAMFVPLKSLPLTTNSKIDRQALPLPTAAPDTILVAPSTSVEKSLVDLWCQLLGRKQVGIHDNFFELGGHSLLATQLISRIRDRFQVEIPLRSLFESPTIAQLAQKIDAVWIKAQVTSDHLKQRREEIEL